From the Candidatus Neomarinimicrobiota bacterium genome, the window GTACTGCATCAGCGAGGTCTTCACTATTAATGAAATCAACCTCATTTCTGGTAATGGTTTCCTGGATGAGCTCACGTCCTCGGGGACTCAACCGTCGTCCAATATCTGAACCTCCACCCATACTTGCCGCACTGGATCTGAAAGAAATAATTGATGTATCATAGAGAACCTTTTCCATATCCAACCAGGTAAAATCCTCAATATTCGCACCCCACTGCGAGGCACCTACGGATGCCACGACATATGGTGCGGCGCCCATTTCTTCCAGGGCACAAACCACTGCTAAATTTCCACCAGGCATGGAACCGGTGAGGGTCACAGCGACCTTATCCCCTGCTGAAACACCTGCCTGAGTTAGATAATCTACCATCATGGCAGCTACATTGGGGTCGAGGACGGATATTTTGGCATCCAGATCACCCTCATCTGTTGTGATGTAGGTAAACTGACGACCGATTAAGCCTGTTTCGTTGGGATCATTGATATCATCCATAAAGACTGCAGATTTACCACGACTATCCTTTAATATTTGCATGGCAGTGGCCATACGCTGGGCTGCTGCAATTTTGATATCATAGGCAGCCTGGCGAGTCTCCACAGTCAAGGAACTCGCTGTGTAAAAAACGACCAGGGAAATGATAGCCATGACAACCAAAACCTCTATGCGTTGAATGGCTGGTCTAAACATGAATCACCCCACCGCTGATAAGCATGACGGCCAACTGTACGATACTGGCGGTGATGAGAATAACACTTAAAGTTCTCACAATTCCCTGACGATCCATCCAGGAGGCGATCAGTCCCGGAATGATGTAACCAATGGTATAAAAATCCCAACCCAGGGCCTGGAACTCTATAGCCAGATAATTTCTGGAGATATATCCAAAGAAGAATCCCAGAAGAAGTGAAAGCACGAGGCGGCGTTTGCCATAGATCAGCAGGAACTGCGACAAGCCCTGGACAATGAGAAAAACCAGAATTGAGATGGAAAATGTTGCAATCACCCGCAATGGATCATGCAGATACATGGCGATATAGCCAGGTACGATGATACCACCAGCGGTTACCCCCAGCCATTCTGTCAGCCAGAGACTCAGTATGATGCCCAGCCCTATGGCAATTTCAATCATGAAAAGTTCTCATATTTTATAACCGCAAAGAGCGCGGAGGGCGCAGAGATAAAAATATAGCTGCCCTTACAGAGGGTGATCACTTGGGTGTGCGTTTTGCTGAGCTGGTCGACGTATCGCATACTCAAGGTTACCCATTCATCCATGCCGGCACTAGTAGTCATTTATGAATCCGATATTTCTTTAATTCATCCAGTATTTGAAAACCACTGCCAACAATATTTCCAATTCCAAAAATCAGAGTATTGCCTTTTTGAGAGAGTAATTTTTCAGCGAAAGCAGCGGCACTCCCATTCTCTGAGAACTGTTCCACGCGGCCCTTTACCTTTGAAAAGTAAGGTTTCTCAAATCTTTCCATCTTGTCACCACGGACAAAAAGAGAATCTGGTTTGATATCCTTCATAATCAGTTCCAGTAATTGTGACGTCCGACTCACTCGATCCGAGCGGGTATTCAAAAAGGCACAGGTATGTTCGTGATCAAGACTTGGATGTTCCTTGATCATGTTCCAGATCGTTTTGGTCGACTGTGGATCGTTGGCAGCAAAGGCATTCACCAGTGAGAAATGGCGACCATCCATTTCCAGTTCCCAGATTCGCAGGGCACCAGGATCAGGTTGAGCTTTACGCATTCCTTCCAGCGCCTGTTCTCTGGGAATACCCAGTGATTCACAGACGGCTATAGAGAGAGCCACATTTTCAGGGTGCTCGATATGGTTAAATCCCAGCATATCTTCATGACTAACCCCATGACCAGTGACGGCATTTAACTCAGTACCTCGTTTGGCTGCGACTTCCTTGAATATATCAAGCTTATCCTGTTCGGCGGTAAAGAGTGTACCCTTGAAGGGGATGGTATTGGATAAAGACATGGCGATGTCGCGGAGACGATGTCCCATTTCCTCTAAATGGTCCAGACGGGCATTGGTGATGACACTGTGGGTTGATTTCACCATACGCTGCTCAGTGATCCACTGGTATTGAGGTTGAACAGCCATGCACTCCAGAACAATAGCCTGGGGTCTAAACTGTGAAAAATATCTTAAAAACCGAACCTGTTCCCCAATACTGGGTTTCTGCAGGCGATGAATTTTACGATCTTTGCCTTCTAAATCCAGGATGCGGGGATCGGAACCAGTGGTCTTCCCCAGAACGGAAAAACCAGCTTCTCGGAGACCTGCACTGATGAGTCGGGTAACGCTGGATTTACCCCGAGTTCCATTGACATGAATACGTATGGGGATGCGTTTCAGGGCGCGGAGATGAACCCACCACTCTCCAGTAAGAGCAGCAAGCACTGTTAAAATCATGATAAGTAAAGAAAATACAACAACATCCATAAATAGAATCTAGACCCTTAGTCCCTTCCAACTCCTCCCAATTTCGAGGACAAAATATAGTTTTCACACAATGTTTAGTAAGATTGAAAAGGGAGTTTTTCCAGAAGACATAAAAATGTCATTTATAGAGTTGGTCGAAAGTCGAAAGTCGAAAGGTCGAAGGTCCAATGTTTAAGGGTAGTTTGGAGGTTGCGGGGTTGGGAGTTTGACGCTAGGGGCTAGCAGGTTGGGAGGTTAGAAAGAAGCCAGTCTTCGCGAACGACCGTAGGGAGTGAAGCGATCTCTCTTTCCGGGCAACCAATTGGGGGATTACTTCCGTCGCTATCGCTCCATCGCAAAGACACCAGAAGGAGGATTCGAGCAAGCTCTTCGCAACACACCTCATGCGGGGAATTCGTGAAGACGCGGCGATCTCGTACTCATATTGAGTCAAAGAAGCCGAGCTTGCCTTGCCGGAGGCAGGTCGAAGGGTGAGGAGGTTCGGTCACCATAATGAAGAAGCCCCTGAAATTGGGGCTCCTTGTGACTATTGTTTAGTTTGATCGGTATTTATCGCAAATAAACCATCTTTATTGCCTTCGAATAACTTCCAACTTGTAGCTTGGCAATGTAGACTCCTGTTCCGACGGGTGTCCCATCCTGGCTGGTGCCATTCCACTGAACAGAATGCCAACCTGCTGATTTAGTATCAGGTTCGAAAGTCATAATTACATTTCCCAGAACATTATACACAATCAATGATACGGTTGATTCTTCGGGCAATCCGTAGCGTATAGTGGTAGTCGGATTGAATGGATTTGGATAATTTTGATTCAGATAAAAGCCCTTTGGCTGTGCTGGCTCATGCTTTTCATCAACAAATACAGCCCCCCCATTTGATGTGTGTAATATTGTGCCATTAGAGCCCACAACCCAACCTGTATTTTGATCGATGAAATAAACTGACTTTAAAGAAATGCCCGTTGTTTTTAATTGAGGGATCCAGTTTGTTCCTCCGTTTGTTGTGCTTAGCATGTTACCGTAATCTCCCACAGCCCACCCCGTGTTTTGGTCAGTAAAAAAGATTGAATACAAGGAATTGCTCGTACCGTTGCTCGATTGAGGTGTCCAGTCAGTTCCTCCATTGGTTGTTTTTAAAATCACGGCCCAGGGATAACTACCTGACCCTCCAGCAGCCCAACCGATATTTTCATCGATAAAATGGATACAATATACAGGATTCGTTGTACTGCTTACTTGTGATGACCAGTACATCCCTCCATCGGTTGTGTGCAATATTGTGCCGGCTTGTCCAACAGCCCAACCGGTATTCTGATTGATGAACTGAACATTCCATAACAAGTTATTTGTTCCACCCCATTGAGACGCCCAGTCTGCGCCTCCATTTGATGTGTTTAAAATTGTGCCATTCCAGCCAACAGCCCAGCCGTTATTTTCGTCCGCAAAACAGACAGCTTCCAGCCTATTGTTAGTACCGCTTGATTGAGCCGCCCAGTCTGCGCCACCATTTGATGTTTTAAATATGGCACCACTATCTCCCACTGCCCAACCGATATTTTGATCAATGAAATGGACCGACTGTAGCCAAATATTAGTGCCAGTCGGCTGGACAATCCAGTTTGTCCCCCCATCTGTTGTGTTCATAATTGTGCCGGTTTGCC encodes:
- the pgsW gene encoding poly-gamma-glutamate system protein: MFRPAIQRIEVLVVMAIISLVVFYTASSLTVETRQAAYDIKIAAAQRMATAMQILKDSRGKSAVFMDDINDPNETGLIGRQFTYITTDEGDLDAKISVLDPNVAAMMVDYLTQAGVSAGDKVAVTLTGSMPGGNLAVVCALEEMGAAPYVVASVGASQWGANIEDFTWLDMEKVLYDTSIISFRSSAASMGGGSDIGRRLSPRGRELIQETITRNEVDFINSEDLADAVQRRMDLFGTHGPIDEYKAFVNVGGGAAVLGDAAYARLIPPGLTERMQFESMRNGGVMANFGREGVPVIHVLNIHSMFAQFDYPYAATPTPELGVGSFYASERYNPWTTALALALLLGMVITVGLNSKRKIKHHLEKYEPDSYV
- the pgsC gene encoding poly-gamma-glutamate biosynthesis protein PgsC, which encodes MIEIAIGLGIILSLWLTEWLGVTAGGIIVPGYIAMYLHDPLRVIATFSISILVFLIVQGLSQFLLIYGKRRLVLSLLLGFFFGYISRNYLAIEFQALGWDFYTIGYIIPGLIASWMDRQGIVRTLSVILITASIVQLAVMLISGGVIHV
- the pgsB gene encoding poly-gamma-glutamate synthase PgsB, with protein sequence MDVVVFSLLIMILTVLAALTGEWWVHLRALKRIPIRIHVNGTRGKSSVTRLISAGLREAGFSVLGKTTGSDPRILDLEGKDRKIHRLQKPSIGEQVRFLRYFSQFRPQAIVLECMAVQPQYQWITEQRMVKSTHSVITNARLDHLEEMGHRLRDIAMSLSNTIPFKGTLFTAEQDKLDIFKEVAAKRGTELNAVTGHGVSHEDMLGFNHIEHPENVALSIAVCESLGIPREQALEGMRKAQPDPGALRIWELEMDGRHFSLVNAFAANDPQSTKTIWNMIKEHPSLDHEHTCAFLNTRSDRVSRTSQLLELIMKDIKPDSLFVRGDKMERFEKPYFSKVKGRVEQFSENGSAAAFAEKLLSQKGNTLIFGIGNIVGSGFQILDELKKYRIHK
- a CDS encoding T9SS type A sorting domain-containing protein, with the translated sequence MNKTRLLMLLLLLAGVTNAQWSWQNPLPQGDFLKSVHFIDQNTGWVAGQAGEMLKTTDGGLAWVNQSTGTDKNLLSVHFIDQNIGWAVGYSGTILKTSNGGSDWTPQTSGTDSDLLSVYFTDQNNGWAVGQYATILATTNGGLEWTPQTNGAEDNLEAVRFVDSSIGWVADRSGTILKTINGGTDWTAQSSGTSNALHSIYFADENTGWVVGRETILKTTNGGTDWVFQFGGSDEFYHSVQFIDENTGWVVGWNGTILNTSNGGTDWSAQSSNTNRNLISASFSDQYTGWAVGDYGTMLYTTNGGIDWITKSSGTIAWLEDVYFVDQIKGWAVGQTGTIMNTTDGGTNWIVQPTGTNIWLQSVHFIDQNIGWAVGDSGAIFKTSNGGADWAAQSSGTNNRLEAVCFADENNGWAVGWNGTILNTSNGGADWASQWGGTNNLLWNVQFINQNTGWAVGQAGTILHTTDGGMYWSSQVSSTTNPVYCIHFIDENIGWAAGGSGSYPWAVILKTTNGGTDWTPQSSNGTSNSLYSIFFTDQNTGWAVGDYGNMLSTTNGGTNWIPQLKTTGISLKSVYFIDQNTGWVVGSNGTILHTSNGGAVFVDEKHEPAQPKGFYLNQNYPNPFNPTTTIRYGLPEESTVSLIVYNVLGNVIMTFEPDTKSAGWHSVQWNGTSQDGTPVGTGVYIAKLQVGSYSKAIKMVYLR